In Leptodactylus fuscus isolate aLepFus1 chromosome 2, aLepFus1.hap2, whole genome shotgun sequence, one genomic interval encodes:
- the LOC142195800 gene encoding homeobox protein Hox-D3-like: protein MQKSLYYDNSGSFAGCGFQDTNAMSYLGHQTYANDNDYESSYCLPQGNTSTGNKDEHSMKGMNFHLSDVSEQAQKPKSPNTVSPNPKSTQSCPSQPSTGTEPAEVTGTKKSSKNNNLPKHIFPWMKETRQNSKQKKQTPPPTEEDTSLDNSFISSASKRARTAYTNSQLVELEKEFHFNRYLCRPRRLEMAKLLNLSERQIKIWFQNRRMKYKKDHKGKNGGAASPGGQSPSRSPSLLPYSNPLTLEDDSGYDVPMANEYNKSPGNMYGLTAYSAPLYDNSAAQKRYHQQPMSSEYEHPSMHGEASYDNPGLQGSQSYIGGNYLENGSMFNMPHPSSDSIDYSCAAQTPSKHHLGPCDPHPTYTDLNIHPVPQGCSQEPPVLTHL from the exons ATGCAGAAGTCACTTTACTATGACAACTCAGGGTCTTTCGCAGGCTGTGGCTTCCAGGACACAAATGCCATGAGTTACCTGGGGCATCAGACCTATGCCAATGACAATGACTATGAATCATCCTACTGCCTGCCCCAAGGAAACACTTCTACTGGCAATAAGGACGAGCACTCCATGAAGGGCATGAACTTTCATCTGTCTGATGTGTCAGAACAAGCCCAGAAACCTAAGTCACCTAATACAGTGTCCCCTAACCCCAAATCTACCCAGAGCTGCCCTTCACAGCCCAGCACTGGGACTGAGCCTGCTGAGGTCACTGGCACCAAGAAAAGCAGCAAGAATAACAACCTACCCAAACACATCTTCCCCTGGATGAAGGAAACACGTCAGAACTCCAAACAGAAGAAGCAGACCCCTCCCCCAACAG AAGAGGACACCTCCCTGGACAACAGCTTTATAAGTTCTGCATCTAAAAGGGCCCGGACTGCTTACACCAACTCTCAGCTGGTGGAGTTGGAGAAGGAATTCCATTTTAATCGTTATCTTTGCCGTCCAAGGAGGCTGGAAATGGCCAAACTGCTCAACCTATCTGAGAGACAAATCAAGATCTGGTTCCAGAATAGAAGGATGAAGTATAAGAAGGATCACAAGGGGAAAAATGGGGGGGCTGCATCTCCAGGAGGACAGTCTCCCAGCAGAAGTCCTTCTCTGTTACCTTACTCCAATCCCCTGACCCTGGAGGATGACAGTGGCTATGATGTGCCCATGGCTAACGAGTACAACAAGAGTCCTGGTAATATGTATGGCCTGACAGCTTATTCTGCACCTCTGTATGACAACTCAGCGGCTCAGAAGCGATATCACCAGCAGCCCATGAGCTCTGAGTATGAGCACCCCTCCATGCATGGGGAGGCAAGCTATGACAACCCTGGATTACAGGGAAGCCAAAGTTACATTGGAGGGAATTACCTGGAGAATGGCTCCATGTTCAATATGCCCCATCCGTCTTCAGATAGCATTGACTACAGCTGTGCTGCACAGACACCAAGCAAACACCATCTTGGGCCCTGTGACCCACATCCCACCTACACAGACTTAAACATACATCCTGTGCCTCAGGGGTGTTCCCAGGAGCCTCCAGTGCTGACACATCTGTAG